Below is a genomic region from Alosa alosa isolate M-15738 ecotype Scorff River chromosome 24, AALO_Geno_1.1, whole genome shotgun sequence.
CACACCCAACCATTTTTATGGACCTGGCTTGGTGCACCCTCTGACAGTAACATGCCTGAATTCACTGAGCTCTTCAGAACGACCCATTCTTTTACAAATGTTTGTGAATTCAGACTGCATgactaggtgcttgattttatacacctgaggcaattttattttatttttttattttacctttatttaaccaggcAGATCATTAAGAACAAGTTCTTATTTACAGTGATGGCCTGACAAGAAGCACAAGCTTCTTGGAGAAGAAGGGGAAAGGGGCCGTGAGAAAGGATAGAGAAGcaacagtacacaaacacagctgTCCAGACATACAACAAGACAGCAACAGGGACCCACAGGGTTCACATAAAAACTACTCAGACATACAGGCACGAGCAAAGAACAGGGTTACATAAACAGcacagaatatatatatataaaaaaaaacaattatgaaaacataaaaacaaaaaaagaaaacaattgaTTGAGAGGAGGGTCAAATGGAGGGGAAGCAGTTGCAGGAATCTGTGAGAAGGTGTGAGATGGTGTCTTTGAAGGCTGAGATGGAAAGGAATTTGACCAGTCTGAGGTGTTTTTGTAGTGCATTCCAGTCAACGGCAGCAGCTGACTGGAATGATGCAATGGGTCTGAATGAAAAACATTAATTCAGTGATTAAGTGGTCCATACAGTGAGCATTTCAGACAGTCTGTTTGACTTTGGGCTCACATAGCTGGGGGCAGCAGGTGTTCTGAGCCGAGAGTAATATTGATCTTTCCATGCCTCAAGGCTCCACTGCTACAGTGTCTCCCCTTCTAATGCTGGTATGAGTGaaaattttctttttaaatggttttaattttttttttctttttttttttacctgaccCTCCCCAAAATATGTTTTGTCTCCTCCCAGCTCCTGTACCCAGCTGACCAGATGGGTTGCAATTGCTGTCGGATGATCAAAAGGTAAGAGTGCATTTGCCCACTTCTAATTCATCTATGATTGAGCATAACACCTCAAAGCGGCTCTTGTATGCCGAATGCTTTTTACTGGACACaggagataaagaaaaaaaaagaactgatGGTGGGGGATCTGTCGCAGCATCTTAAATCACATATGGGTTCAGTGCCCACAAAGACCCAGGTTCAGTTCTGGCCTGAGGTCATTTTTCGATTCCACACCCCATTTCTCTCCTACTCATCTCCTCTTTACTCTCCATTgtcctatagaccctttcaacaataaaaacaaaaacaatgttagaacgttctatttgggccccaatctacttcctctgcattaagataacatatggaatgttaaaacggaagccttgtggggccaactatgatgctgataatggaactctcttgaaagggatTTATCTTATCTTATAAGATAAGATAAATCTATGACTGTAGAGGCCATGTAAAGACATCATAATAGAgatgacatcataatagagATACATCAATATGGCTCCTTATTGTTTTGAACCATATGGTCCACGTGTACATAATACGCATATAGGGTGCAGATTACAGATGTACTAAAAGATGCTTTATGAAGGGAGTGAGCATAGGTGTGACCAAAGGATTGTCAGTGTCTGTTTTCTGGATGGAGTTTGAGTGTTTAGGAGTTGCTAACATGCTGCTGTAGCAGGTGCTTTGCTTGTGTGTCGGCCCAGGGAGGAGAGCAGGGATTAGGTGGAGTTTGCACTTGCTGTGAACCCTGGAGCTGGCCACTAGTTTAAAAGAATGAGCCAAATTTTTGGGATATTAGCTTATTTGCTGTCtgccccagagttagataagaggctaccatagctgccaactctcacgcattgacCGTGAGACaaacgcatttgattagtttcacacactcacacgccacacccacgatttctcacgctgaagtgtcaacccggtcggtcaggtgcctgaaaaatgagtttagcctatagatctacctgttgagccacggttatgctttcagagacggtgagagggttcaagagcaccccctgtctgtggaattttctaaattttctctcatttgcgatgctacttcaaaagccatcccaggcgcattcccccggcttcaggtaggcctatgctttgagtatttttcacgctgaagtgtcaacgtggttggtcaaatacctggcagatgaggttcaactaaactaaacctatacatgatatcacacatcatgtgaacgagcggaatctaagctttccaatgatattagcttgctgtgataaatggttagaaaaaaattatcattgaaccggcgtgcaatttaggctaatcatatttgcattttgcacacagtgcacacccattactctcggttgtaatatctcactaacccttcacacaacatgtggcaaacctaatatcacaataaacagcaaaccgtaccgaatacgaggatataaagcatgcctctgtttttgaaattgcaacacatttctacatagcctcattggggcgaaattataatgtattctaatgtaaactatttgtcagtaggcctacatacatttttgtaaattgctcagtagattatcccactatcatggttcttatattgtcaggttccagccaatcccacttacacagataaatgatatttatattgccatgctttctagtgacattaatgcaaaaatataaagaaaatcaaataaggagacacaaatattgatataaagcctgacataagccatatgcaaacattcacatcatgcagatatgggtacatcctgaaaaaggaatagcctgtaggctatggccattacaatgaccaatatattatcttaaatgaactagctgaaaaacacaggtgaccacttctgcataatttcatggagtgctgaacatttctgaactgtgaaatggaccatatgtttttgtggttgtgaacttattgcaatatcaccataactattccacctgtgtatgcatggttataattctgaagtgcaaaatagcttaggctacagcacaaatatttccataaaataagcaagtctgacctctgaatttatttttaaaagtgcaccagattgatgcatttaaaagttaaaatatacaaacatttcttaaattcttacaaaacacccacccactttttaaaagtgttagtttggacccccacTATTGCCGTCgagaaataccagtgctgtttgtgcgccaaataaataataacctataggtttatgtaaaactccccattaacagcatccgtcactaaccacagctagactgcacaatggtaggccttcaaaagcatgacattttcgctttagtttgatatttaatttactgtaTCATCATTGAGCGTCCgcagtgctgtaatggaaaccttattaacagccaagtagcctatatattgagttatttttaaattatgcatgatttacttttattaatttcgtaggctggctttattttgttatatatagaagtatctaaataacctggtaaaatgtaccagaattcaggaaattgcatctagtccaaaaaaaaaattctgggggaggacccccataccccccactgaaatgtcccacccaccttcagaatgcctccatcgcccatggtcctagcattaggctagatccctttgataccaatgttaatttaactctgggaccctggtccctacacctgagaaccaatgtacttttttttttttatgcggTATAATGCTGAGCAGAGCCAAACAAacatttccgcagcaaaattttggttggccccaccaaatctcactccaaggttttttgaaaagttggcagccctgggctacatacccttctcttctctgtgtgtcaATAACCTAGTCTGACAACGTTaacctagcttagcataatttaCTGGAAGTGGCTTAGACAAGTTAGCCTACAGCTAACCTATAGCTAAAAGGGAGCCATAGGCTAACTGGTTTCTAGCCGTCTTTTCTAGCAATATATCCAATCCTATCTCTGCTGCATCTCACCTTGTTTATGAGGAAGATTTATAAAGAATTGTCTTAGCTCACATTGACCTCAGAtacctttctcttttctttgctTGCCACCTTTCTCCCTTTCGCCTATTCCTAACCTGCTATACTGGAGTAATATATCACTCGTGTTTATTTTAAGGCCTCACATTAGTTATTAGTTATGTCCTCCCCTAAACATTACTTATACATGACCATTTAGCAGATATTATGTAATGTGTGAATTTATAACCTCCGGTTTCGTTACCCATCCTTCTCTCATGAATTGTTTATGGTGAGATAAGGTCAGATTTATACTGTGTATTATATGGCTGGGGAGTGGGAATTCATTCCCTGTGGTTCCTGGTGTGGTTAGCTGGATTTGGGCCACTGTTTCCTATTCTCTTGGAAAGATATACTCAGATGCTAGGTCAGTGGAAAGGACAAACAGGActgaacagaaacacacacacacacacacacgcacacaacttcTTAATTGCTCTCAGTGTCACATTTCTGGGCTTAGCTTGAGAAGGCTAAACAGATTGAACTCAGGGGTCATGCAGATCTCTCACTACACACACGAGacttggctctctctctctctctcacacacacacacacacacacacacacacacacacacgcttacctGCCTCACCCTacatttttaataatcaacagatTTAGCAGTGTAATTATAATGCTATAGTGTTAATGAGGTTGCATTTcactctttgtgtatgtgtgtgtgtgtgtctgtgtgtttcactctgtgtgtgtgtgtgtgtgttttactctttgtgtatgtgtgcgtgtgtgtgtgtgttggcagtgcAAATATTTTAGTAGCTTTGTCTGGGTGATCCAGTGGCCTCACCTCATCTTAGACTTCTCTACACTATCACCCATCCCACACAGGAGGTGTTTTCCAACAGTTTGACCAGTATTGAGAACAGTTTGTGTCCCTCCCTTTCATAATGAATACCTGTCCGTCCAGTCTTTCATATATCCCCACAAACCAAAACCTAATAAAGCCTCTTGTGGTTAATATAATTGGGGAATCCAAATATGCGGTATTATCTATAGTATTTCCTCTTATCTGTAGTAAACTGCTAGCTTGGATTACAACAATGTCATACGTTTTAGAGGGTGAGTAATGAGTAATATCTGGTATGGTAAGAGAAACAAAGCCAGGTACTGATAGAGAAATGAATGTGAAGAGCGAGAACAGCAGATGGAAGAAgaaagttagagagagagaggggagatgctAAGCAGAGAGGACAAAGATGCAGCGCTTGATCTCCAGCTGCTGGCTACatgctttgctgtgtgtgtgtgtcccccaccttccacacaccacgcacacgcacacacacacacacacacaacacatacacacacacacacacacactctttctttatCCTTTTAACCCCTCCACTTCTTTGTTTTCACCTGCCATTCACACTGTCTCCCATGACCGGTACAAGTACACCATTACCATTAGTTATTAATGGAtcgtgtaaaggtgtgtgtgtgtgtgtgtgtgtgtgtgtgtgtgtgcgcgagcaAGTTTGTTAAACTACAAAGACAAAAGAGCTAAACTCATGTCACATAATACAAACAATGGTTACACATGAACATGCTAAAAACCTACAGTGTATTCCCAATATTCTTAGAGAGCAACATCATGGCAGAGTGAGGATATGCCAGTGGCGTTCCACGCAGTATCTTTCAGTAATGTAAATATAAGTGGCAAGTGTTGAAAACATGTGACTTCCTGAAACAACATGACCATTTTGATTAGGAAGACAGAAATAGGATCATCAATGAGGAAACCAAAGATATGGAAATCACACAGGCACATTTGTGGCCATTTCTCTGCTGTCTAATGGTTGCCTGCCAACGCACAAGCTTCAGACGTCATACACCTGGATAATAAGCTCCATGCAAAGTCTGGTGGATATTCAAATCCAGTCAGTCATCAGAAGTATGGGAGATGCACAGGGATCACTGTATGGTGCCCATTGTTAATACAGTGGATGGCTTTGTGTGTTTAATGATCGCAGGCAAATGCCAGTGTagatttgtttgttgtgtttgtgtttgtaaataGTGATAGGCAGTACCCACTAGTGTTGGTCTAGATGGTAGAGGATTATCTGttgtgtgcatggggaaaatgAATGATTATCTGttgtgtgcatggggaaaatgGATGATCATCTGCTGTGTGCATGGAGAAAATGGATGATTATCTGttgtgtgcatggggaaaatgTATGTAGTGGTGTTTTTTTCTGAACAGAACAGGAATAGATTGTAGTATTCACATTTTGATTGttttatttccctctctctctctctctctctccccccatttctgtgcttctctgtctctctctctcagctacaTCTATGACCCCTCGGTGCCAGTGGACGTTCATGGGCGTAAGAGGGACCTGCCGGGCAGCTCGCTGTACGTTCCCCACCTGCAGGAGCCCGAGGACAGCGACAGGCTCCAGAAGAAGCAGGGCTTCTACAACCTGGGCTACAGCAACAGCGGCGGCGTCGGCTCCGGCCCCAACCCGGGCGCCGACGGAAACACCAAGCTCGACATCGAGAACAACCACATCAACCGCCTCCACGGAAACAGCCCTCCTGCCGGCAACGCCAACCCGGAATGGACGGGCGTcggaaagggaggaggaggaggaggcagaggaggtggAACGGACCCTGACATACTAGGAACTCCACAACACAAGGAGCAGCCCACCCTGAGATATGCCCCTCCGCTCCCAAGTGTGCCCCCCATCTACCAGCTCCCCTCCTCCGGCGGCCCCACGCGGCCCTGGGACAGAGAGCTCCTGAGTGGCAACGCGGTGATGCGCATTGAGCCCTACATCCTCCAGGACAGGCTGGACGGGGTGGAGTGCTGCGTGGACGGCCGCAAAGACCctgacgacgacgacgacgagaGGGAGAGTGGCGTGGGCAGCACCCCCGAGTACCTGGGGGACACGGGGGACGAGGCCAGTGTCCTCTCCGGGGACATCAACACCAGCTCCACCAGCCTGTCCTCGGCAGACACTAGGCCGGGGACGGGGGACGAcaggaggggacagagagaggtggacGGACGGGAGGACAGGGACGACTGCCAGAGCGTCACGGACTCCATGGTGGCCGAGGCTCTGGCCGCACTAGAGGCGGCCACTGCAGGCGAGGACTGTGACTGACACCCACAGGGTCATGTGACTGAGATGGGAATAGataattttgtaaataaacGTGGAGACTGTTCGGTAGTTTTTATATCTTTGATGGTTCTACAAGGCTTTTAGAAAGCCTCTGTAGATCAGCATAATGAAGTTCCATGTCTGAATGAAAATTCAAGTCTTGCCATAATGGTGGACAAAGAGTGACTTGAAACTGTTTACGAAAATCTGCTTGTGACTTGGCTGTGAAAGCTCATTTCCACTGATAAGTGAACTAGATATTTTTGCCACTTTGCCAAGGAGGCTCTACCTGAGTAACTCATGCATTTTCCATGCGCACCTGGGGAATCAGACCTTACTTCAAACAAACCTTCCTTGTTCCAAAGTTCCAATTGTTCCAATTCCCAAATATTCTATACAACCATTCTGAAGGTTAACTGCCATGTTTTTTCCACTCTTGCCATTTTAAAAATACCAAATATCCCAATTGTATGTGCACCGATTCTAATGGATGACATACTCCAGTTTGTGTGTACTTAATGGGCACTCTATTCTTTTGTTTTAATAATAAGTCTTTTGTTGTAATCTGTATATTTATTTGATGTCCCAACTACAATTTTCTCATGGACTTTTGGTTCAGGCTTCATGGGAACCTGCATTTTCCCAAACCCAGACATTCAGACATGCTTTTGTACCCAGGCCTTGTGTATGTGATAgttacaaaaaaagagaaactaTCTTCCTGTTATTTATACACTGCGTATAATGCAATGATGTCAGCGGTAGCGCTGCCTGAGGTCCAGACGTCTGACACGTGACTGGGAGCTGGCAGACTGTTGCTCGGAGCGATGGCGGCGGGGGTGTCTGTCTCCGGTCTGCCGGTACGTCCTGTCATCTCATTGCGCACATGTCGTCAGCGTCTGTGCCGCCGCCGCAGCCCACTCGGCGGGGCAGGCAGGTGTGAGTCCAGGATGCCACCGCCAACGACGACTCGAGGCTACCAGGCAGGGACTCCCTTTGGCTGTGATCCCAAGAGTGGCCTCCATAGTGTCAGATATCCGACATAAAGAAGTGGCCTACGAGAAGGACCCTCGGGAGGGATAGCGGAGGGGGGCGAGGGAGACATTTGGAACGCTGCACTCGGTGGAATAAGCACATGGATGCAGGACTACAGCTCCTGCCATGAACAGCATGAACTCCTGCTCCATCTggtacatgtttgtttttcaaCAAGTATGCCTTTCAATGAAGGAAGTTTTTGGATATTCAGACTGAAATGGAGACAAAAATCCAGTCAACGTTTATAGGCCAAATTCATTTCTCAgttctgttctttttttatgtTACGTATGTCTTGAAAATAGCCAATGAATGTGCTATGAAATGTACTGCCAAGTAGCTTGAAATGAAGTCCACATATGACTATTTTTATATCAGGGTGGATGACTGTACATTGGAAAGAGGAGTGAGTGAGATTATATTTTTGTGGTTCCTCTCTACAGTACCATGGAGGCTTCTCAGGAGACTGGCAGGAGGTGTTGTCTTGTGTACaatggaaaaataaataaaatatttgattTCATCAAGGCATGAAACTGCCACATGATCAGCCATCTAAATGGggataaactagatgtaccgcagagcggtgcaaaatatgaccgccgcccagtccagcacattttttccacaaaaataagtcacatgaacggaattccacgaaacttggcgtgcattcagagggtgtcataatgatcctacacttcgtgcagttttgaccatgttaggtcacagatacctgcgattacaacacctcatttttacttttttgtttttaactaggtggcgctatacatgaaatgagtggtta
It encodes:
- the zgc:194930 gene encoding uncharacterized protein zgc:194930 — encoded protein: MGCNCCRMIKSYIYDPSVPVDVHGRKRDLPGSSLYVPHLQEPEDSDRLQKKQGFYNLGYSNSGGVGSGPNPGADGNTKLDIENNHINRLHGNSPPAGNANPEWTGVGKGGGGGGRGGGTDPDILGTPQHKEQPTLRYAPPLPSVPPIYQLPSSGGPTRPWDRELLSGNAVMRIEPYILQDRLDGVECCVDGRKDPDDDDDERESGVGSTPEYLGDTGDEASVLSGDINTSSTSLSSADTRPGTGDDRRGQREVDGREDRDDCQSVTDSMVAEALAALEAATAGEDCD